One Sanguibacter sp. HDW7 DNA window includes the following coding sequences:
- the orn gene encoding oligoribonuclease — translation MSRALNNDRIVWIDCEMTGLDLGADALVEVAAVVTDSELNVLGDGVDVVIRPEAAALEQMNDFVRSMHTTSGLLDELDAGTTMAEAEEIVLAYIREHAPEAGRVPLAGNSVSTDRAFLDRDMPTLAAHLHYRTIDVSSIKELARRWYPRVYFRSPEKNGGHRALADILESIDELRYYREALFVPQPGPDSDVAKAIAARITETSVTRRPDVVTEH, via the coding sequence GTGTCACGCGCCCTCAACAACGACCGCATCGTCTGGATCGACTGCGAGATGACCGGCCTCGACCTGGGCGCAGATGCGCTCGTCGAGGTCGCCGCAGTCGTCACCGACTCCGAGCTCAACGTCCTCGGCGACGGCGTCGACGTCGTCATCCGTCCCGAGGCCGCCGCGCTCGAGCAGATGAACGACTTCGTCCGCTCGATGCACACGACGTCCGGGCTGCTCGACGAGCTCGACGCCGGGACAACGATGGCGGAGGCCGAGGAGATCGTCCTCGCCTACATCCGCGAGCACGCCCCCGAGGCCGGCCGCGTGCCGCTCGCCGGCAACTCCGTCTCCACCGACCGCGCGTTCCTCGACCGCGACATGCCGACGCTCGCGGCGCACCTGCACTACCGGACCATCGACGTCTCCTCGATCAAGGAGCTCGCCCGACGCTGGTACCCGCGCGTGTACTTCCGCTCCCCCGAGAAGAACGGCGGGCACCGCGCTCTCGCCGACATCCTCGAGTCGATCGACGAGCTCCGCTACTACCGCGAGGCGCTCTTCGTCCCGCAGCCCGGACCCGACTCCGACGTCGCGAAGGCGATCGCGGCACGCATCACGGAGACGTCCGTCACGCGGCGCCCCGACGTGGTCACGGAGCACTGA
- a CDS encoding single-stranded DNA-binding protein — protein sequence MSAPVTITGWVGNNPALTLTTNDRRRTTVRVATTHRYRDENGAWTDGETTWYSVTFWDDAAESVAKSLHSGDPVVVTGRLVLDRWDAPDGSPRAELALRGATIGHDLTRGTATYMRVLREARPSEAAPADGPQASGFEEVDPSAPDPFEHGPATVAEDMAEDAADGSELVDDPAALLTA from the coding sequence ATGAGCGCACCTGTCACGATCACGGGCTGGGTCGGCAACAACCCCGCCCTCACCCTCACGACGAACGACCGACGCCGCACCACGGTGCGCGTCGCGACGACGCACCGGTACCGCGACGAGAACGGCGCGTGGACGGACGGCGAGACCACCTGGTACTCCGTGACGTTCTGGGACGACGCGGCCGAGTCTGTCGCGAAGTCGCTCCACAGCGGCGACCCCGTCGTCGTCACGGGCCGCCTCGTCCTCGACCGCTGGGACGCGCCCGACGGCAGCCCGCGTGCCGAGCTCGCGCTGCGCGGCGCGACGATCGGTCACGACCTCACGCGCGGCACCGCGACGTACATGCGCGTCCTGCGGGAGGCACGACCGTCGGAGGCAGCACCCGCCGACGGCCCGCAGGCCAGCGGCTTCGAGGAGGTCGACCCGAGCGCCCCGGACCCCTTCGAGCACGGCCCCGCCACCGTGGCCGAAGACATGGCCGAGGACGCTGCCGACGGCTCCGAGCTGGTCGATGACCCTGCGGCGCTGCTGACCGCGTAG
- a CDS encoding HEPN domain-containing protein — protein MAFEMTQPRDEYWSRAVDFLGETALAFILDLVPGTGPTSNDQLRWDVVEQLGSAPADERFLQPEQKLSLRAHLLTRVSPDSGLTLLEEVRRLISGRTPEQTGDVLVDAFVRLAFNGIAIEHLDGAAQDRFLVSASFQDPALYGPAAEAFLRDPSLNSLFPKQDDEVDSRGQRVAIGLLTWLTADGGTTDLRIAVGSIVAQTLARMRFDKRLDEESLVEYVRQTLDDLRSAAHGRKVTVTILSGLVGVQVDEPVDRGTWGLAPATDLAIETWPGADHRAPKSVFWVKSTQQLIGRLRNDASETEINAAFSKLHELASVHTATLRRDVMRLQFCIAAWAAERDQIVDVTATWHWSLFPMARTPAPFVTTPHAGLPDAQLGKADLDEIAATMDEIGDVTDRLDVALTRIIRASSERRDPADALIDAVVAWENMLGSKTETTFKVCAALAWLLEPDDQMRRVASFGRAKKLYAARSDLVHGSSSSIPDDLHELSREALVMAIRAYRRIHAFPELKDIKASTRSEHLLLQR, from the coding sequence ATGGCTTTCGAGATGACTCAGCCGAGGGACGAATACTGGAGTCGAGCAGTCGACTTCCTTGGAGAGACCGCACTTGCGTTCATCCTCGACCTAGTGCCCGGAACCGGCCCGACGAGCAACGACCAGCTACGCTGGGATGTCGTTGAGCAACTTGGCAGCGCTCCGGCCGACGAGCGTTTCCTGCAACCTGAGCAGAAACTCTCGCTTCGAGCCCATCTTCTTACTCGCGTGTCACCTGACAGTGGTCTCACTCTCCTGGAGGAGGTCCGCCGGCTCATTAGTGGCCGGACTCCAGAGCAAACAGGCGATGTGCTCGTAGACGCATTCGTCCGCCTTGCGTTCAACGGGATCGCTATCGAACATCTGGACGGAGCCGCACAGGACCGATTCTTGGTCTCAGCATCGTTTCAGGATCCTGCCCTCTACGGACCGGCCGCCGAGGCGTTCCTGCGGGATCCATCACTAAACTCCCTCTTTCCCAAACAGGACGATGAAGTCGATTCGCGTGGCCAACGAGTTGCCATCGGATTGCTGACTTGGCTTACCGCTGACGGGGGAACGACTGATCTGCGCATCGCGGTGGGATCCATTGTCGCGCAGACATTGGCTCGAATGCGATTCGACAAGAGGCTCGACGAAGAGTCGCTTGTCGAGTACGTGCGTCAGACACTCGATGATCTGCGGAGCGCAGCGCATGGCCGGAAGGTCACTGTGACCATCCTGTCGGGCTTGGTCGGAGTACAGGTTGACGAGCCCGTTGATCGGGGCACCTGGGGGCTGGCACCAGCCACCGATCTAGCCATCGAAACCTGGCCAGGTGCAGACCACCGCGCGCCCAAGAGTGTGTTCTGGGTTAAGTCGACCCAGCAATTAATCGGTCGCCTGCGAAACGACGCATCCGAGACAGAAATCAATGCGGCATTCAGCAAGCTGCATGAACTCGCCAGCGTTCATACAGCCACCCTTCGCCGAGATGTCATGCGCCTGCAATTCTGCATCGCCGCATGGGCAGCCGAGCGCGACCAGATCGTCGATGTGACCGCTACATGGCATTGGTCACTATTTCCCATGGCCCGCACTCCAGCCCCATTCGTCACCACACCCCACGCCGGCCTTCCCGATGCTCAACTGGGCAAGGCCGATCTGGACGAGATCGCCGCGACGATGGATGAGATCGGCGATGTCACCGACCGTCTGGACGTGGCCCTTACCCGGATTATCCGAGCATCCTCGGAGCGACGCGATCCCGCGGACGCGCTCATCGATGCGGTCGTGGCGTGGGAGAACATGCTCGGCTCCAAAACCGAGACGACATTCAAGGTGTGCGCTGCGCTCGCATGGCTTCTCGAGCCGGATGACCAGATGCGAAGAGTTGCGTCGTTTGGCCGCGCCAAGAAGTTGTACGCCGCAAGGAGCGACCTCGTTCACGGGTCCTCTAGTTCGATCCCAGACGACTTGCACGAGCTCAGTCGGGAGGCGCTCGTAATGGCTATCCGCGCGTATCGGCGCATCCATGCCTTTCCAGAATTGAAAGACATTAAAGCGAGCACTCGCTCTGAACACCTGCTTCTGCAGCGCTGA
- a CDS encoding GTP-binding protein — MGARADETELRGRVTDLRAALEVAGERVSAPVRTAASDALTTAEGRLDLGVEHTVVALVGGTGSGKSSLFNAISRMTFADVGVRRPTTSLMTACAWSERADALLDWVGVDRERRINRFSSLDGDQETQLKGLVLLDLPDHDSVATVHRETVDRVVPMADLVVWVVDPQKYADHALHAGYLQGMAGVEGSMLVVLNQLDTVPESQRDEILADVQNLLTVDGLGEVEVLGASAVTGDGVPEIRARLATIVAQRSRAALRVATELSRAAEQLTEVLPAEVARRSAPGVAATVDALADLVGLPERTTTAAHTLDDGTRAGADGALTAASVTPLREAWLTVAGAHLGPAWRDSLVAATPGDDDVAARVTAAVRAVRLPAGPSRAVRAWRATAGVGLVVGLAGLVAWLVLQLMDAATDDVRLLLLGVGALGAVLGLAALLAWRGARRAQARARSEAFASSVRDGLGRVVHELFEEPADVVLGEHAEARTLALAAVSRERARHARVAETA; from the coding sequence ATGGGAGCACGAGCGGACGAGACCGAGCTGCGTGGACGTGTCACAGACCTGCGCGCCGCGCTCGAGGTCGCGGGGGAGCGGGTTTCCGCACCGGTGCGGACGGCAGCGTCCGACGCCCTGACGACCGCGGAGGGCCGTCTCGACCTCGGCGTCGAGCACACCGTCGTCGCTCTCGTCGGCGGGACCGGCTCGGGCAAGTCGTCGCTCTTCAACGCGATCTCCCGCATGACGTTCGCGGACGTCGGCGTGCGCCGCCCCACGACGTCCCTCATGACCGCGTGCGCGTGGTCCGAGCGAGCCGACGCGCTGCTCGACTGGGTGGGCGTCGACCGCGAGCGCCGCATCAACCGCTTCTCCTCGCTCGACGGAGATCAGGAGACGCAGCTCAAGGGTCTCGTGCTCCTCGACCTCCCGGACCACGACTCGGTCGCGACCGTGCACCGCGAGACCGTCGACCGGGTCGTGCCCATGGCCGACCTCGTCGTGTGGGTCGTCGACCCGCAGAAGTATGCCGATCACGCGCTCCACGCCGGCTACCTCCAGGGCATGGCGGGCGTCGAGGGTTCGATGCTCGTCGTCCTCAACCAGCTCGACACGGTCCCCGAGAGCCAGCGCGACGAGATCCTCGCGGACGTCCAGAACCTCCTCACGGTCGACGGCCTCGGCGAGGTCGAGGTCCTCGGTGCGTCCGCCGTGACGGGCGACGGCGTCCCCGAGATCCGGGCGCGGCTCGCGACGATCGTCGCCCAGCGCTCGCGTGCCGCGCTGCGCGTCGCGACCGAGCTCTCGCGCGCCGCGGAGCAGCTCACGGAGGTCCTGCCCGCGGAGGTCGCGCGGCGTTCGGCCCCGGGGGTCGCGGCCACGGTCGACGCGCTCGCGGACCTCGTCGGTCTCCCCGAGCGCACGACGACGGCCGCGCACACGCTCGACGACGGCACGCGTGCGGGTGCCGACGGTGCCCTCACGGCGGCGTCCGTCACGCCGCTGCGCGAGGCCTGGCTCACGGTGGCGGGTGCTCATCTTGGCCCCGCGTGGCGTGACTCCCTCGTCGCGGCGACGCCCGGGGACGACGACGTCGCGGCGCGCGTCACCGCGGCCGTGCGCGCTGTGCGACTGCCGGCCGGGCCGTCGCGTGCCGTGCGCGCGTGGCGGGCGACCGCCGGGGTCGGCCTCGTGGTGGGCCTCGCGGGTCTCGTCGCGTGGCTCGTGCTCCAGCTCATGGATGCCGCGACCGACGACGTGCGGCTTCTCCTCCTGGGTGTCGGCGCGTTGGGCGCCGTGCTCGGGCTCGCCGCGCTCCTCGCGTGGCGCGGTGCCCGGCGCGCGCAGGCGCGGGCGCGTTCGGAGGCCTTCGCGTCCTCGGTGCGCGACGGGCTCGGGCGCGTCGTCCACGAGCTCTTCGAGGAGCCGGCGGACGTCGTGCTCGGCGAGCACGCCGAGGCGCGGACGCTCGCGCTCGCTGCCGTGTCGCGCGAGCGCGCGCGGCACGCGCGCGTCGCGGAGACTGCCTAG
- a CDS encoding GTPase domain-containing protein produces the protein MTRDETTPEHAPDATLLDVVVGLRREVAEIAFVLDTPGTRAARPVRRTVLERLDDHLLPRLRELSRPAVVVVAGSTGAGKSTIVNSLLGEEVSKASVLRPTTREPVLVTHPDDAELAERLDLGEAVRVEHAGVPRGIALLDAPDLDSLMSSNRETAARLLAAADLGLFVTTAARYGDALPWQVLADAKERGASVAMVLNRVSDAKLAEVRTDLVARLREHGLASSALFVVPDEGAHEGLLPAASVEPVSRWLRRVAGADQARTVILRTLRGALDALVEQTATLVAEVEAQADDADALRAAVADAVPSGLGDLAEATVDGTLSTGAVEAAWLAAVDAEPGILRPVAGPFRRPRKAALARRAELLGAVTTRIRETLVTQVLAAARTSSETIGERLGELDDKLPGGAALHEAVGADGALAAWRDTTVRAEVSAWLSSVADAVAALPAAALQAGDRGLTRDGLVAVATAAAVGVASAERVLAGVAGAAAGDLVDAARTELVATGRHIVEGEAGPYTERLDRPALAPEAVTGLRLRLAELRRQVRAR, from the coding sequence GTGACCCGTGACGAGACGACGCCCGAGCACGCGCCCGACGCGACGCTGCTCGACGTCGTCGTCGGCCTGCGGCGCGAGGTCGCGGAGATCGCGTTCGTCCTCGACACGCCCGGCACGCGTGCGGCCAGGCCCGTGCGTCGCACGGTCCTCGAGCGGCTCGACGACCACCTGCTGCCGCGTCTGCGTGAGCTCTCGCGGCCGGCGGTCGTCGTCGTCGCGGGGTCGACGGGCGCGGGCAAGTCGACGATCGTCAACTCCCTCCTCGGCGAGGAGGTCTCCAAGGCGTCCGTCCTGCGCCCCACGACGCGCGAGCCCGTCCTCGTCACGCACCCGGACGACGCGGAGCTCGCCGAGCGGCTCGATCTCGGCGAGGCCGTGCGCGTCGAGCACGCGGGCGTGCCGCGTGGCATCGCGCTGCTCGACGCTCCGGACCTCGACTCGCTCATGTCCTCGAACCGCGAGACCGCGGCGCGCCTGCTCGCGGCCGCGGACCTCGGTCTCTTCGTCACGACGGCCGCGCGCTACGGCGACGCGCTGCCGTGGCAGGTCCTCGCTGACGCCAAGGAGCGCGGGGCGTCGGTCGCGATGGTCCTCAACCGCGTCTCGGACGCGAAGCTTGCGGAGGTCCGCACGGATCTCGTCGCGCGGCTGCGCGAGCACGGGCTCGCGTCGTCGGCGCTGTTCGTCGTGCCGGACGAGGGCGCTCACGAAGGTCTCCTGCCTGCCGCGTCGGTCGAGCCCGTCTCGCGCTGGCTGCGTCGGGTCGCGGGCGCCGACCAGGCGCGCACCGTCATCCTGCGCACGCTGCGCGGCGCGCTCGACGCGCTCGTCGAGCAGACGGCGACGCTCGTCGCGGAGGTCGAGGCCCAGGCCGACGACGCCGACGCGCTGCGCGCCGCGGTTGCGGACGCGGTGCCGTCGGGCCTCGGAGACCTTGCCGAGGCGACCGTCGACGGCACGCTGTCGACGGGTGCGGTCGAGGCCGCGTGGCTCGCGGCCGTCGACGCCGAGCCCGGCATCCTGCGCCCTGTCGCCGGGCCGTTCCGACGGCCCCGCAAGGCCGCGCTCGCGCGTCGCGCCGAGCTGCTCGGCGCGGTGACGACGCGTATCCGCGAGACCCTCGTCACCCAGGTTCTCGCAGCCGCGCGGACGAGCTCGGAGACCATCGGCGAGCGCCTCGGCGAGCTCGACGACAAGCTGCCCGGCGGCGCCGCGCTCCACGAGGCCGTCGGCGCTGACGGCGCCCTCGCCGCGTGGCGCGACACGACCGTGCGCGCCGAGGTGAGCGCGTGGCTGAGCTCCGTCGCGGACGCCGTCGCCGCGCTCCCGGCCGCTGCGCTCCAGGCGGGCGATCGTGGGCTCACGCGGGACGGCCTCGTCGCCGTCGCGACGGCCGCGGCCGTCGGTGTCGCGAGCGCCGAACGCGTCCTCGCAGGCGTCGCGGGGGCTGCCGCGGGTGACCTCGTCGACGCAGCACGCACCGAGCTCGTCGCAACCGGCCGCCACATCGTGGAGGGCGAGGCCGGACCGTACACCGAGCGGCTAGACCGTCCTGCGCTCGCGCCCGAGGCCGTCACTGGCCTGAGGCTGCGCCTCGCCGAGCTCCGCCGGCAGGTCCGCGCACGCTGA
- the ettA gene encoding energy-dependent translational throttle protein EttA has translation MAEFIYSMYKARKAHGDKVILDDVSLNFLPGAKIGVVGPNGAGKSTILKIMAGLDQPSNGEARLSPGYTVGILLQEPPLNEEKTVLGNVQEAVAEIKGKIDRFNEIAELMATDYSDELMDEMGKLQEAIDAADAWDLDSQLEQAMDALRCPPADADVTVLSGGERRRVALCKLLLEKPDLLLLDEPTNHLDAESVLWLEQHLASYPGAVLAVTHDRYFLDHVAEWICEVDRGRLYPYEGNYSTYLEKKQERLAIQGKKDAKLAKRLKEELEWVRSNAKGRQAKSKARLDRYEEMAAEADRTRKLDFEEIQIPPGPRLGSIVLEAKDLNKGFDGRTLIDGLSFTLPRNGIVGVIGPNGVGKTTLFKTIVGLEPLDAGDLKIGETVSVSYVDQSRGGIDPKKTLFEVVSDGLDFIKVGNVEIPSRAYVASFGFKGPDQQKPAGVLSGGERNRLNLALTLKQGGNLLLLDEPTNDLDVETLGSLENALLEFPGCAVVVSHDRWFLDRVATHILAYEGTEEDPANWYWFEGNFESYEKNKVERLGADAARPHRVTYRKLTRD, from the coding sequence GTGGCTGAGTTCATCTACTCCATGTACAAGGCGCGCAAGGCGCACGGCGACAAGGTGATCCTCGACGACGTCTCGCTGAACTTCCTCCCCGGGGCGAAGATCGGCGTCGTCGGCCCCAACGGTGCCGGAAAGTCGACGATCCTCAAGATCATGGCCGGCCTCGACCAGCCGTCGAACGGAGAGGCGCGCCTCTCGCCCGGCTACACGGTCGGCATCCTCCTGCAGGAGCCCCCGCTCAACGAGGAGAAGACGGTCCTCGGCAACGTCCAGGAGGCCGTCGCCGAGATCAAGGGCAAGATCGACCGCTTCAACGAGATCGCCGAGCTCATGGCGACCGACTACTCCGACGAGCTCATGGACGAGATGGGCAAGCTCCAGGAGGCCATCGACGCCGCCGACGCATGGGACCTCGACTCCCAGCTCGAGCAGGCGATGGACGCCCTGCGCTGCCCGCCGGCCGACGCCGACGTCACGGTCCTCTCGGGCGGTGAGCGCCGCCGCGTCGCGCTGTGCAAGCTCCTCCTCGAGAAGCCTGACCTGCTGCTTCTCGACGAGCCCACCAACCACCTCGACGCCGAGTCGGTGCTCTGGCTCGAGCAGCACCTCGCGTCCTACCCGGGCGCAGTGCTCGCAGTCACGCACGACCGCTACTTCCTCGACCACGTCGCGGAGTGGATCTGCGAGGTCGACCGCGGCCGCCTCTACCCGTACGAGGGCAACTACTCGACGTACCTCGAGAAGAAGCAGGAGCGCCTCGCGATCCAGGGCAAGAAGGACGCGAAGCTCGCCAAGCGGCTCAAGGAGGAGCTCGAGTGGGTCCGCTCGAACGCCAAGGGTCGTCAGGCCAAGTCGAAGGCACGTCTCGACCGCTACGAGGAGATGGCTGCCGAGGCTGACCGCACCCGCAAGCTCGACTTCGAGGAGATCCAGATCCCCCCGGGCCCGCGTCTCGGCTCGATCGTCCTCGAGGCGAAGGACCTCAACAAGGGCTTCGACGGCCGCACGCTCATCGACGGCCTGTCGTTCACGCTGCCGCGCAACGGCATCGTCGGCGTCATCGGCCCGAACGGCGTCGGCAAGACGACGCTCTTCAAGACGATCGTCGGCCTCGAGCCGCTCGACGCGGGCGACCTTAAGATCGGCGAGACCGTCTCGGTGTCGTACGTCGACCAGTCGCGTGGCGGCATCGACCCCAAGAAGACGCTGTTCGAGGTCGTCTCGGACGGGCTCGACTTCATCAAGGTCGGCAACGTCGAGATCCCGTCGCGCGCGTACGTCGCGTCCTTCGGCTTCAAGGGCCCGGACCAGCAGAAGCCGGCCGGTGTCCTCTCGGGCGGTGAGCGCAACCGCCTCAACCTCGCGCTCACGCTCAAGCAGGGTGGCAACCTCCTGCTGCTCGACGAGCCGACGAACGACCTCGACGTCGAGACCCTCGGCTCGCTCGAGAACGCCCTGCTCGAGTTCCCGGGCTGCGCGGTCGTCGTCTCGCACGACCGTTGGTTCCTCGACCGGGTCGCGACGCACATCCTCGCCTACGAGGGCACGGAGGAGGACCCCGCGAACTGGTACTGGTTCGAGGGCAACTTCGAGTCCTACGAGAAGAACAAGGTCGAGCGCCTCGGCGCCGACGCGGCACGCCCGCACCGCGTGACGTACCGCAAGCTCACGCGCGACTGA
- a CDS encoding phosphatase PAP2 family protein, translating into MVTHRTAWLTTLLTGVTNAFGPTLLPILVAVGCALWWWRTRRWRDPVLLIGAMLLAVGVSSLVKMLVARPRPDETAMTVPGVETSFSFPSGHTIGAATLVLVLGYLVWSRRGGARALVGWVIVSVLLVALVGGSRLYLGYHFTTDVLAGASLAVGVLGVVVLLDVTLPVLRDRRAVAGPGPVGSGGLRSSMDRATAF; encoded by the coding sequence ATGGTCACGCACCGCACCGCCTGGCTGACGACGCTGCTCACGGGCGTGACCAACGCGTTCGGGCCGACGCTCCTGCCGATCCTCGTGGCCGTCGGCTGCGCGCTGTGGTGGTGGCGAACGCGCCGCTGGCGCGATCCCGTGCTGCTCATCGGGGCGATGCTGCTCGCCGTCGGGGTGTCGAGCCTCGTCAAGATGCTCGTCGCGCGACCCCGGCCCGACGAGACCGCGATGACGGTTCCGGGCGTCGAGACGTCCTTCTCGTTCCCGTCGGGGCACACGATCGGCGCGGCGACGCTCGTCCTGGTGCTCGGCTACCTCGTGTGGTCGCGGCGCGGGGGAGCGCGCGCCCTCGTCGGGTGGGTCATCGTGTCGGTGCTGCTCGTCGCGCTCGTCGGCGGCTCACGCCTCTACCTCGGCTACCACTTCACGACGGACGTCCTCGCGGGCGCGTCGCTTGCGGTCGGCGTCCTCGGCGTCGTCGTGCTCCTCGACGTCACCCTGCCCGTCCTGCGCGACCGACGCGCGGTCGCAGGCCCGGGCCCGGTAGGATCGGGGGGCCTCCGTAGCTCAATGGATAGAGCAACGGCCTTCTAA
- a CDS encoding NADH:flavin oxidoreductase/NADH oxidase translates to MSLLLSPLTLRSTTFRNRLWVSPMCQYSATDGLPDDWHLVHLAQFASGGAGLVLAEATAVSAEGRISPRDTGLWNDAQRDAWARIVAVVHARGAHAGIQLAHAGRKASTWWPWASASGSVPADDGGWPTVAPSALAFDGYDAPATLTADGVEQVVVDFRAAARRALDAGFDVLEIHGAHGYLLHQFLSPLSNERTDTWGGSLENRARLLLDVVRAVRDEAGPDVPLLLRVSATDWAPGGLDVDNVATVAGWAREAGVDLVDVSSGGLVAHQQITVGPGYQVPFAARVREVADVPTAAVGLLTTPAQAEDVLASGAADAVLVGREFLRDPHLGLRAERELGHEQRELWPPQYARARR, encoded by the coding sequence ATGAGCCTGCTGCTGTCACCTCTCACCCTGCGTTCGACGACGTTCCGCAACCGCCTGTGGGTCTCTCCCATGTGCCAGTACTCGGCGACCGACGGGCTGCCCGACGACTGGCACCTCGTGCACCTCGCCCAGTTCGCGTCGGGCGGCGCAGGTCTTGTCCTCGCCGAGGCGACCGCGGTGTCGGCCGAGGGCCGCATCTCGCCGCGCGACACGGGCCTGTGGAACGACGCGCAGCGCGACGCCTGGGCGCGGATCGTCGCCGTCGTCCACGCGCGCGGCGCGCACGCTGGCATCCAACTCGCGCACGCGGGACGCAAGGCGTCGACGTGGTGGCCGTGGGCGTCGGCCTCCGGCTCGGTGCCGGCGGACGACGGCGGCTGGCCGACCGTCGCACCCTCCGCGCTCGCGTTCGACGGCTACGACGCGCCGGCCACGCTCACGGCCGACGGCGTCGAGCAGGTCGTCGTCGACTTCCGTGCCGCCGCCAGGCGGGCCCTCGACGCGGGCTTCGACGTCCTCGAGATCCACGGCGCGCACGGCTACCTGCTCCACCAGTTCCTCTCCCCGCTGAGCAACGAGCGCACCGACACGTGGGGCGGAAGCCTCGAGAACCGCGCGCGGCTCCTCCTCGACGTCGTGCGCGCCGTGCGCGACGAGGCCGGACCCGACGTGCCCCTGCTCCTGCGCGTCTCGGCGACCGACTGGGCGCCCGGCGGCCTCGACGTCGACAACGTCGCCACCGTCGCCGGGTGGGCGCGCGAGGCGGGCGTCGACCTCGTCGACGTGTCCTCGGGCGGGCTCGTCGCCCACCAGCAGATCACCGTCGGCCCCGGCTACCAGGTGCCGTTCGCGGCCCGCGTGCGCGAGGTCGCCGACGTACCCACCGCGGCCGTCGGGCTCCTCACGACGCCCGCGCAAGCCGAGGACGTGCTCGCCTCCGGGGCCGCCGACGCCGTGCTCGTCGGGCGCGAGTTCCTCCGCGACCCCCACCTCGGGCTGCGGGCCGAGCGCGAGCTCGGCCACGAGCAGCGCGAGCTGTGGCCCCCGCAGTACGCGCGGGCGCGGCGGTAG